One window from the genome of Nisaea sediminum encodes:
- a CDS encoding phage tail tube protein translates to MADSSRTELAYVKEPLWGTTPAAALTRLRFTGESLGYTIATTSSSEVRADRQVPDLIQTGASAAGSVNLELSYGAYDTLIESALFSAWSTPVAVSIADDIAASNASSAFTSTSTDFTAAGIQTGQWVKVGGFAANSGENNGLYRVTGIAANSLSVSPAPASDEGAAGLSVTIGGSMIRNGVSETSLTLEKAFTDIGQYIAFTGMVADSMDLQIQTGRVLTGSFGFMGAKAAIAGTTVGSGPAVPALSNPVLNAVNNIGQVMEGGAALSGVFLQSLSISLANGLRGIGAVGALGNVDIGSGRCQVTGRASFYFADGALYEKYLNGTATSLSFRVTDADGNAYVFTLPKVRLTRGSIAAGGPDQDVMADFQFQAVRDPASGATLQIDRLAA, encoded by the coding sequence ATGGCGGATTCGAGCCGCACGGAACTCGCCTATGTGAAGGAGCCGCTCTGGGGCACGACCCCGGCGGCGGCCCTCACCCGGCTGCGCTTCACCGGCGAGAGCCTCGGATACACGATCGCGACGACCAGCTCGTCCGAGGTCCGCGCGGACCGCCAGGTCCCGGACCTGATCCAGACCGGCGCCAGCGCCGCCGGATCGGTCAATCTGGAGCTGTCCTACGGCGCCTACGACACGCTGATCGAAAGCGCGCTGTTCTCGGCCTGGAGCACGCCGGTCGCGGTCTCGATTGCCGACGACATCGCGGCGAGCAACGCATCCTCAGCCTTCACCAGTACGAGCACCGATTTCACCGCCGCCGGGATCCAGACCGGCCAGTGGGTGAAGGTCGGCGGCTTCGCGGCGAACAGCGGGGAGAATAACGGCCTCTACCGGGTGACCGGCATCGCCGCGAACAGCCTCTCCGTCTCGCCCGCTCCGGCGAGCGACGAGGGCGCGGCAGGGCTGTCCGTCACGATCGGCGGTTCGATGATCCGCAACGGGGTCTCCGAAACCTCGCTCACCCTCGAGAAGGCCTTCACCGATATCGGCCAGTACATCGCCTTCACCGGGATGGTGGCCGACAGCATGGACCTGCAGATCCAGACAGGGCGCGTGCTCACCGGCAGCTTCGGCTTCATGGGAGCGAAGGCCGCCATCGCCGGCACGACCGTCGGCAGCGGCCCCGCCGTGCCGGCGCTGAGCAACCCGGTGCTGAACGCCGTCAACAATATCGGCCAGGTGATGGAAGGCGGCGCCGCGCTCTCCGGTGTCTTCCTCCAGTCGCTTTCGATCTCGCTCGCCAACGGGCTGCGCGGGATCGGCGCGGTCGGCGCGCTCGGCAATGTCGATATCGGCAGCGGGCGCTGCCAGGTGACGGGCCGGGCCAGCTTCTATTTCGCCGACGGCGCACTCTACGAAAAATACCTGAACGGTACCGCCACCAGTCTCTCCTTCCGGGTCACGGACGCGGACGGCAACGCCTATGTCTTCACGCTGCCGAAGGTGCGGCTCACCCGCGGCTCGATCGCCGCCGGCGGTCCCGACCAGGACGTGATGGCGGACTTCCAGTTCCAGGCGGTGCGCGATCCCGCGAGCGGCGCGACCCTCCAGATCGACCGTCTTGCCGCCTGA
- a CDS encoding phage tail assembly chaperone, translating into MPPALAEKPDLFPDLEETARAFTLLARGRPLIVTPVGAAEAPIPLTEIAAYCALFGEREPERFVALLRAMDEAYLAARAERLSTSSSKD; encoded by the coding sequence ATCCCGCCCGCGCTGGCGGAGAAGCCGGACCTGTTTCCCGACCTCGAGGAGACCGCCCGCGCCTTCACCCTGCTCGCCCGAGGCCGGCCGCTGATCGTCACCCCCGTCGGAGCGGCGGAGGCGCCGATCCCCCTGACCGAGATCGCGGCCTATTGCGCGCTCTTCGGAGAGCGGGAACCGGAACGTTTCGTCGCCCTGCTTCGCGCCATGGACGAAGCCTATCTCGCCGCCCGCGCCGAACGTCTGTCCACATCTTCCAGCAAGGACTGA
- a CDS encoding tetratricopeptide repeat protein, translated as MTSLAEKVLEGEPNAVRQAENFVRSAGHDVEANELRKALVQHYTRSQGARRDAGVGHLERDFEAALRHMRPLYEASPDHPGFAFRFASLLTETGRYDEGMPLLEKLREAGGTFDLTVNVEGAIARALYHRGEFDRAADLLRRILAKATEHFGAEPSDEQRRLVGSLLARLSRIHINKGDYGGAARIVEENPYEIDHPFMRRTLQRAKTLLSDGPPSRLSDARPVELDRLTVACVKHGTKYGPDYVNRLFSMVRRHLPGNWRFVCYTDDPRGLRPEVRVIDISGIQIRGWWTKLALFDPNLPVADPTIFYLDLDTVVVGDLGFLEGLKVGFHILEHPDSPCFNSSVMLFDRAFAAPVYQRIRKRDVERLVGDQDWIEECMPGLDTFPHGPIRLYRGLHPDLDPAGLAETGTRIVTFPTNPKPHMIEQGWVPEHWR; from the coding sequence ATGACGTCGCTTGCCGAAAAGGTCCTGGAGGGGGAACCCAATGCCGTCCGCCAGGCGGAGAATTTTGTCCGCTCCGCTGGTCATGATGTGGAAGCAAACGAACTCCGCAAGGCCCTGGTGCAGCACTACACACGGTCGCAAGGCGCGCGCAGGGATGCGGGCGTCGGTCACCTGGAACGCGATTTCGAGGCGGCGCTCCGCCACATGCGGCCACTCTACGAGGCCTCTCCGGATCATCCGGGATTCGCCTTCAGGTTCGCCTCCCTGCTGACCGAAACCGGGCGCTATGACGAAGGAATGCCGCTGCTGGAGAAGCTGCGGGAAGCGGGCGGTACGTTCGATTTGACGGTCAATGTCGAGGGCGCGATCGCGCGCGCGCTGTATCATAGGGGGGAGTTCGACCGGGCCGCGGACCTGTTGCGCCGCATCCTCGCCAAGGCGACCGAACACTTTGGCGCCGAGCCGAGCGACGAGCAGAGAAGACTGGTCGGATCGCTGCTCGCGAGATTGTCCCGTATCCATATCAACAAGGGCGACTATGGAGGGGCGGCGCGGATCGTCGAGGAAAATCCCTATGAGATCGACCATCCGTTCATGCGGCGGACGCTGCAGCGGGCGAAGACGCTCCTGAGTGACGGGCCGCCATCCCGGCTTTCCGACGCGCGTCCGGTCGAACTCGATCGCCTTACCGTGGCCTGCGTGAAGCACGGGACGAAATACGGCCCGGACTACGTCAATCGCCTCTTTTCCATGGTGAGGCGGCACCTGCCGGGAAACTGGCGCTTCGTCTGCTACACCGACGATCCCCGCGGCCTGCGTCCGGAAGTCCGCGTGATCGACATTTCGGGTATCCAGATCCGCGGATGGTGGACCAAGCTGGCGCTGTTCGACCCGAATCTGCCGGTCGCCGACCCGACCATCTTCTACCTCGATCTCGACACGGTGGTGGTGGGGGATCTCGGCTTTCTGGAGGGGCTGAAAGTGGGCTTCCATATTCTGGAACATCCGGATTCTCCCTGCTTCAACTCCTCCGTCATGCTGTTTGACCGCGCCTTCGCTGCGCCAGTCTATCAGCGGATCAGGAAGCGGGATGTCGAGCGCCTGGTCGGAGACCAGGACTGGATCGAGGAATGCATGCCGGGGCTGGACACGTTTCCGCACGGCCCGATCCGGCTTTACCGGGGTCTCCACCCGGATCTCGATCCGGCCGGCCTCGCGGAAACCGGCACACGTATCGTGACCTTTCCGACCAACCCGAAACCCCACATGATCGAACAGGGCTGGGTTCCGGAACACTGGCGCTAG
- a CDS encoding DUF3108 domain-containing protein, with protein MRWLIPGMIGAALLAGKAEARELDLSYAIYFGGLSVADFQSKIEYGANDYRVTTEARSTGILEYFFPINVTSEGLGAIADGRVEPEAYLSHGTFNGEPRRISLRNRTGAAPEITMDPPRDPEKRDAVPEALQLGTLDPYAAVVALALKSDGHPCEAELPVFNGRTRTDFRLKRAGTDRLQKTDYSAFSGPADVCEVEYQTLAGGYKKPWFGQDKSNSRTRLWVARLSADGPWVPVRLEAEGLFGVVVGHITSASERVDLAERALLKP; from the coding sequence ATGCGGTGGCTTATCCCCGGAATGATCGGAGCGGCGTTGCTGGCCGGAAAGGCCGAAGCGCGCGAACTGGACCTGTCCTACGCGATCTATTTCGGCGGTCTTTCCGTTGCGGATTTCCAGTCGAAGATCGAGTACGGCGCCAACGATTACCGGGTGACAACGGAAGCCCGGTCGACCGGAATCCTCGAATATTTCTTCCCGATCAACGTGACGAGCGAAGGACTCGGCGCCATTGCGGACGGGCGGGTCGAGCCCGAAGCCTATCTCAGTCACGGCACCTTCAATGGCGAGCCGCGGCGGATCTCGCTCAGGAACCGGACCGGCGCCGCGCCGGAGATCACCATGGATCCGCCGCGAGATCCGGAAAAGCGCGATGCGGTCCCGGAAGCTCTTCAGCTCGGCACACTCGATCCTTATGCGGCGGTTGTCGCGCTTGCCCTCAAGTCCGACGGCCATCCCTGCGAGGCCGAGCTTCCGGTCTTCAACGGCCGGACGCGGACCGATTTCAGGCTGAAGCGCGCTGGGACCGACCGGCTGCAGAAGACCGATTACAGCGCCTTCAGCGGTCCCGCGGATGTCTGCGAGGTCGAGTACCAGACGCTCGCCGGCGGCTACAAAAAACCGTGGTTCGGTCAGGACAAGTCCAATTCGCGGACCCGCCTCTGGGTCGCGCGGCTGAGTGCGGACGGACCTTGGGTTCCCGTCCGGCTCGAGGCGGAAGGCCTGTTCGGCGTGGTGGTCGGGCATATCACCAGCGCCTCGGAACGTGTCGACCTTGCCGAACGCGCCTTGCTGAAACCCTGA
- the ahcY gene encoding adenosylhomocysteinase, producing MADTAFTDYKVADISLADWGRREIAIAETEMPGLMALREEYQGKKPLAGARITGCLHMTIQTAVLIETLVDLGAEIRWSSCNIFSTQDQAAAAIAAAGIPVFAWKGETEEEYDWCLRQTIKGPDGWTPNMLLDDGGDLTLMMHEEYPELLEDVRGVSEETTTGVHRLYEMAKAGTLKVPAINVNDSVTKSKFDNLYGCRESLVDGIRRATDVMLSGKVAVVAGYGDVGKGSAASLRNGGARVLVTEIDPICALQAAMEGYEVVTMEEAAPRGDIFVTATGNKDIITMDHMRAMKDRAIVCNIGHFDNEIQVQPLRNLPWHNVKPQVDEIEFPDGKRMILLAEGRLVNLGCATGHPSFVMSASFTNQTLAQIELWNNHAKYERQVYVLPKKLDEKVAALHLKKVGAMLSQLSKDQASYIGVTPEGPFKPDTYRY from the coding sequence ATGGCCGATACCGCGTTCACCGATTACAAAGTCGCCGATATTTCCCTCGCAGATTGGGGCCGCCGCGAAATCGCCATCGCGGAGACCGAGATGCCGGGCCTGATGGCGCTGCGCGAGGAATACCAGGGCAAGAAGCCGCTGGCCGGCGCGCGGATCACCGGCTGCCTGCATATGACGATCCAGACCGCGGTGCTGATCGAGACGCTCGTCGATCTCGGCGCCGAGATCCGCTGGAGCTCCTGCAACATCTTCTCGACCCAGGATCAGGCTGCGGCGGCGATCGCGGCGGCCGGCATCCCGGTCTTTGCCTGGAAGGGCGAGACCGAAGAGGAATATGACTGGTGCCTGCGCCAGACCATCAAGGGCCCGGACGGCTGGACCCCGAACATGCTGCTGGACGATGGCGGCGACCTCACGCTGATGATGCATGAGGAATATCCGGAGCTTCTGGAAGACGTCCGCGGCGTCTCCGAGGAGACCACGACCGGCGTGCACCGGCTCTACGAGATGGCGAAGGCCGGCACCCTCAAGGTCCCGGCGATCAACGTCAATGACAGTGTTACCAAGTCCAAGTTCGACAATCTCTACGGCTGCCGCGAGAGCCTGGTCGACGGCATCCGTCGCGCGACCGACGTCATGCTGTCGGGCAAGGTTGCCGTGGTCGCCGGATACGGCGACGTCGGCAAGGGCTCGGCCGCGAGCCTGCGCAACGGCGGCGCCCGCGTGCTCGTCACCGAGATCGATCCGATCTGCGCCCTGCAGGCGGCGATGGAAGGCTACGAGGTCGTGACCATGGAAGAGGCCGCGCCGCGGGGCGACATCTTTGTCACCGCGACCGGCAACAAGGACATCATCACGATGGACCATATGCGGGCAATGAAGGACCGCGCCATCGTCTGCAACATCGGCCACTTCGACAACGAGATCCAGGTCCAGCCGCTGCGCAACCTGCCGTGGCACAACGTGAAGCCGCAGGTCGACGAGATCGAATTCCCGGACGGCAAGCGGATGATCCTGCTGGCCGAAGGCCGCCTCGTGAACCTCGGCTGCGCCACCGGTCATCCGAGCTTCGTCATGAGCGCCTCCTTCACCAACCAGACGCTGGCGCAGATCGAACTCTGGAACAATCACGCCAAGTACGAGCGCCAAGTCTACGTGCTGCCGAAGAAGCTGGACGAGAAGGTTGCGGCCCTGCACCTGAAGAAGGTCGGCGCCATGCTCTCGCAGCTTTCCAAGGACCAGGCCTCCTATATCGGCGTCACGCCGGAAGGTCCGTTCAAGCCGGATACCTACCGTTACTAA
- a CDS encoding pyridoxal phosphate-dependent aminotransferase produces MPVHSSYIAAMGGSEADDAWAVHSEARRLSRTGEKDLIVLSVGDHDFTTDERIVDAAVKSLQAGHHHYTPNIGLMPLREKIAAFHSKRIGEPVGVENVAVIPGAQCGVFTAGLATLNPGDHVIAFDPMYVTYYGALIARGATLTQVPLRPENDFRPDMDDIRAALRPETRAMVVNSPNNPTGAVWPRETMEAIATLCRERDLWLISDEVYCTMTYEQPHFCPRLIDGMKDRTVSVYSFSKSFAMTGWRLGWVVAAPETIKAVEHVMSAMLFGSPPFVQEAAMTALDEAEDTVDNIRKLYRHRRDRVCDALASVPKVKLRKPDAGMFLMLDIRETGMNTIDFAWKLLEEQKVSLLPGEGFGKMLAGHLRLSYGASDETLDEAGRRLSAFIQRNG; encoded by the coding sequence ATGCCCGTACACTCCTCCTATATCGCCGCCATGGGCGGGTCCGAAGCGGACGACGCCTGGGCCGTTCATTCCGAAGCCCGCAGACTTTCGCGCACCGGCGAAAAAGACCTCATCGTGCTTTCCGTAGGAGACCACGACTTCACCACGGACGAGCGCATCGTCGACGCCGCGGTGAAGTCCTTGCAGGCGGGCCATCACCACTACACGCCCAATATCGGGCTCATGCCGTTGCGTGAGAAGATTGCCGCCTTCCACAGCAAACGGATCGGGGAGCCTGTCGGTGTGGAGAATGTGGCCGTGATCCCCGGGGCCCAGTGCGGCGTCTTCACCGCCGGTCTAGCAACGCTCAATCCGGGCGACCACGTGATCGCCTTCGATCCGATGTACGTCACCTATTATGGCGCTCTCATCGCCCGCGGCGCGACGCTGACCCAGGTGCCGCTGCGCCCGGAGAACGATTTCCGACCGGATATGGACGACATCCGCGCAGCGCTGCGCCCCGAAACGCGGGCCATGGTCGTCAATTCCCCGAACAACCCGACCGGCGCCGTCTGGCCCCGAGAAACGATGGAAGCGATCGCCACGCTCTGCCGGGAGCGCGATCTTTGGCTCATCTCGGACGAGGTCTACTGCACCATGACCTACGAGCAGCCGCATTTTTGCCCGCGCCTGATCGACGGCATGAAAGACCGCACCGTCTCGGTCTATTCCTTCTCGAAAAGTTTTGCGATGACCGGATGGCGCCTCGGCTGGGTCGTCGCCGCCCCGGAGACGATCAAGGCCGTGGAGCACGTCATGAGCGCCATGCTGTTCGGCTCACCGCCTTTCGTACAGGAAGCGGCGATGACCGCGCTGGACGAGGCGGAAGACACGGTCGACAATATTAGGAAACTCTACCGCCACCGCCGCGACCGGGTCTGCGACGCGCTCGCCTCCGTTCCGAAAGTGAAGCTGCGGAAACCCGATGCCGGCATGTTCCTGATGCTCGACATCCGCGAGACCGGCATGAACACGATCGATTTCGCCTGGAAACTGCTGGAGGAGCAGAAGGTGTCCCTTCTGCCGGGAGAAGGCTTCGGCAAGATGCTCGCGGGCCATCTCCGCCTCAGCTACGGCGCCTCGGACGAGACGCTCGACGAAGCGGGGCGGCGGCTCTCGGCGTTTATCCAGCGGAATGGCTAG
- a CDS encoding helix-turn-helix domain-containing protein codes for MFGPKNDEEKLIFAVEDFKAEIQYEILRAMNAEGLNQKTLSKKMGISAARVSQILDDEANLTTENITKVFYAMGYTPTFSALKQKAAAGNARTSSESKWQSDVIARGNEPRVKAKSDCDVLERLIATLSQSRTSHKMEMISNDNAAARRETVEASDAA; via the coding sequence ATGTTCGGACCGAAAAATGACGAAGAAAAACTGATCTTCGCGGTGGAGGATTTTAAGGCTGAAATTCAGTATGAAATTTTGCGTGCAATGAACGCCGAAGGCCTGAATCAAAAGACTCTTTCGAAGAAAATGGGGATTTCGGCTGCCCGTGTTTCCCAAATTCTTGACGATGAGGCCAACCTCACGACCGAGAATATCACCAAAGTCTTCTATGCAATGGGATATACGCCTACCTTCTCCGCACTTAAACAAAAAGCTGCCGCAGGGAATGCGCGCACCTCTAGTGAGAGCAAATGGCAATCTGACGTTATTGCTCGGGGCAATGAACCACGCGTCAAAGCGAAATCGGACTGTGATGTTCTTGAAAGGTTGATTGCGACCCTTTCCCAATCTCGAACCAGTCATAAGATGGAAATGATTTCGAACGATAACGCGGCGGCGCGGCGAGAGACTGTGGAGGCCTCCGATGCCGCCTAA
- a CDS encoding GNAT family N-acetyltransferase, with protein sequence MMDIRPYDPARDDLAEIVALVHRAFAEYRGVLKPESGALSETVESLAKRLEKNRLFLAEEVGKFRGAVFATRKGDAVYLDRLSVDPEARGRGIAKRLIEVVERHARETGAVRVTLGVRLALSQNISFFQRLGFVETGRQAHAGFYAPTSMDMEKRFIQ encoded by the coding sequence ATGATGGATATCCGTCCCTACGACCCGGCGCGGGACGATCTCGCGGAAATCGTCGCTCTGGTGCATAGGGCGTTCGCGGAGTATCGCGGGGTTCTGAAGCCGGAAAGCGGTGCGCTCTCCGAGACCGTCGAGAGTCTTGCGAAGAGGCTGGAGAAAAACCGGCTATTTCTGGCTGAGGAGGTAGGGAAATTCCGCGGTGCGGTGTTCGCGACGCGGAAGGGGGATGCGGTCTATCTAGACCGGCTCTCCGTCGATCCGGAGGCGCGTGGGCGGGGGATTGCGAAGCGGCTGATCGAAGTTGTGGAACGTCACGCTCGTGAGACGGGTGCGGTGCGGGTCACGCTCGGCGTCCGGCTCGCTCTCTCGCAGAATATTTCCTTCTTCCAGCGCCTGGGTTTCGTCGAGACAGGCCGTCAGGCCCATGCGGGTTTCTACGCCCCGACTTCGATGGATATGGAGAAGCGGTTTATCCAGTGA
- a CDS encoding aminotransferase, producing the protein MTFALNADVLDAIEPPIAESQTWIAGRTFPAEKPLLDLSQAVPSYPPAKELTDHVAERAAHFETAQYSVIRGLLELRQDLAAHVGRRYGGSLGPEHVLISAGCNQAFCMAVLAVARAGDAVMLPVPYYFNHQMWLEMQGIDPIHLPFRFDRAGVPDPEQAREMLTDKTKAIVLVSPNNPTGAVYPPEVIAEFRDLAAEKGIALILDETYRDFLEDEDGPPHNLFQDEKWGETLIQLYSFSKTFSLTGYRVGSVIAGPKVIDAVTKIMDTIQICTPRISQYAALYGLRHVWPWVAEKRAMLKGRKEALEAAFRSNDLGYELVSAGAYFSYVRHPFEDLTAKQVARKLADEQNILCLPGSFFGPGQERFLRLAFANASAEVMPELAKRLRASLAA; encoded by the coding sequence ATGACTTTTGCCTTGAACGCGGACGTGCTCGATGCGATCGAGCCGCCGATCGCCGAATCCCAGACCTGGATCGCCGGCCGGACATTCCCGGCGGAGAAGCCGCTGCTTGACCTCTCGCAGGCCGTGCCGAGCTATCCTCCGGCAAAGGAGCTGACCGACCATGTCGCCGAGCGCGCGGCGCATTTCGAGACCGCGCAATATTCGGTCATTCGGGGGTTGTTGGAACTGCGCCAAGACCTCGCGGCGCATGTCGGCCGGCGCTACGGCGGTAGCCTCGGGCCGGAGCATGTGCTGATTTCGGCCGGCTGCAACCAGGCCTTCTGCATGGCGGTTCTCGCCGTCGCGCGGGCGGGCGACGCGGTGATGCTCCCGGTGCCCTATTACTTCAATCACCAGATGTGGCTTGAGATGCAGGGGATCGACCCGATCCACCTGCCGTTCCGCTTCGACCGCGCCGGGGTGCCCGACCCGGAGCAGGCGCGCGAGATGCTGACGGATAAGACGAAAGCCATCGTGCTGGTCAGCCCGAACAACCCGACCGGAGCGGTTTACCCGCCGGAGGTGATCGCCGAATTCCGCGATCTTGCCGCCGAGAAGGGCATCGCGCTGATCCTGGATGAGACCTACCGGGATTTTCTCGAGGACGAGGACGGACCGCCGCACAATCTGTTCCAGGACGAGAAATGGGGCGAGACGCTGATCCAGCTCTACAGCTTCTCGAAGACCTTCAGCCTGACCGGTTATCGGGTGGGATCAGTAATCGCGGGCCCGAAGGTGATCGACGCGGTGACCAAGATCATGGACACGATCCAGATCTGCACGCCGCGGATCTCGCAATACGCGGCGCTTTACGGCCTTCGCCATGTCTGGCCATGGGTGGCGGAGAAGCGTGCCATGCTGAAAGGCCGCAAGGAGGCGCTGGAGGCGGCTTTCCGCTCGAACGATCTCGGCTACGAGCTGGTCTCCGCCGGCGCCTATTTCTCTTATGTCCGCCATCCCTTCGAGGATCTGACGGCGAAACAGGTCGCGCGCAAGCTGGCGGACGAGCAGAACATCCTCTGCCTGCCGGGCAGCTTCTTCGGGCCGGGGCAGGAGCGCTTCCTGCGCCTCGCCTTCGCCAACGCGAGCGCCGAGGTGATGCCGGAGCTGGCGAAACGGCTGCGCGCCAGTCTGGCGGCATGA
- the ptsP gene encoding phosphoenolpyruvate--protein phosphotransferase, giving the protein MTKRVSGKTGERVIDGVGVSAGIAIGVAHVVETGLGQLPEYEIDESAVEAEAGRFRAALAKAQKQVSKLRQKTVGMPDSVAEELAPLLDAHAAMLGSSRLGKGIETQIRARRINAEAAVQHVVHDIAEAFAAMKDPYLAARVTDVRDVAGRVLRNLADKPYQAFSVLPKDAVIIADELSPADTALLDPKRVAALATTAGGPEGHSAIMARSLGLPAVLGVPGLLGKVRSGDRVLVDGEHGRIVISPSAETLAEFERKAEARKRLERQLARLRSLPAESRDGEIITLQANLEMPRDVEPALTAGAEGVGLLRTEFLFMNRDSLPDEDEQYAVLRGIVEGLEGRPVTIRTLDVGGDKISTALGGRIGVSPNPALGLRGIRLSLAETKLFETQLAAILRAGAHGPVRLLLPLISSAEQIRQARKILTKVVRRLTRKGVRIADPVPPLGAMIEVPGAALMADGLAREVDYFAIGTNDLTSYALAIDRSDEAVAGLYNPLHPAVLRLIQFTVQAGHRAGIPVSICGEIAGDPRYAPLLVGLGVREFSMTSHSIPRVKQRIRAIDTGAATRRALAIMDQGDEGRISALLDDFNDSL; this is encoded by the coding sequence ATGACGAAACGGGTATCCGGAAAGACCGGAGAACGGGTGATCGACGGGGTCGGCGTTTCGGCGGGGATCGCGATCGGCGTCGCCCATGTGGTCGAGACCGGTCTCGGCCAGCTGCCGGAATACGAGATCGACGAAAGCGCGGTGGAAGCGGAGGCGGGCAGGTTCCGCGCTGCGCTCGCGAAGGCGCAGAAACAGGTCAGCAAGCTGCGCCAGAAGACCGTGGGCATGCCGGACTCGGTGGCGGAGGAACTGGCGCCCCTGCTCGATGCGCACGCCGCCATGCTCGGTTCGAGCCGGCTCGGCAAAGGGATCGAGACCCAGATCCGCGCGCGCCGGATCAATGCGGAAGCGGCGGTTCAGCATGTCGTTCATGACATCGCCGAAGCCTTCGCGGCGATGAAGGATCCCTATCTCGCGGCCAGGGTGACCGATGTCCGGGACGTTGCCGGACGGGTGCTCCGCAACCTCGCGGACAAGCCCTATCAGGCCTTTTCAGTGTTGCCGAAAGACGCCGTCATCATCGCCGACGAACTGAGCCCGGCGGACACCGCCCTGCTCGATCCCAAGCGCGTGGCAGCACTGGCGACAACGGCGGGCGGGCCGGAGGGCCATTCCGCGATCATGGCGCGCTCCCTGGGCCTGCCGGCGGTTCTCGGGGTGCCCGGGCTGCTCGGCAAGGTGAGGTCGGGTGACCGCGTTCTGGTCGACGGCGAGCATGGCCGGATCGTGATTTCGCCGAGCGCGGAGACCCTGGCGGAGTTCGAGCGCAAGGCCGAGGCGCGCAAGAGGCTCGAAAGGCAGCTCGCCCGTTTGCGTTCCCTGCCGGCGGAAAGCCGCGACGGGGAGATCATCACCCTGCAGGCCAATCTGGAAATGCCGCGCGATGTCGAGCCGGCTCTGACCGCCGGCGCGGAGGGGGTTGGGCTGCTGCGCACCGAGTTCCTGTTCATGAACCGGGACAGCTTGCCCGACGAGGACGAGCAATATGCGGTGCTTCGCGGGATCGTGGAGGGGCTTGAGGGACGCCCGGTGACCATCCGGACGCTCGATGTCGGCGGCGACAAGATTTCGACAGCGCTCGGCGGCCGGATCGGAGTCTCGCCGAATCCGGCATTGGGGCTGCGTGGCATCCGACTTTCTCTCGCAGAGACCAAGCTGTTCGAGACCCAGCTCGCAGCGATCCTGCGCGCCGGCGCGCATGGGCCGGTGCGCCTGCTCCTGCCGCTGATTTCCTCTGCCGAACAGATCCGGCAGGCGCGGAAGATCCTCACCAAGGTGGTCCGCCGCCTGACGCGCAAGGGTGTCCGCATCGCGGATCCGGTCCCACCGCTCGGGGCCATGATCGAGGTTCCGGGGGCGGCGCTGATGGCGGACGGGCTCGCGCGCGAGGTCGATTACTTCGCCATAGGGACGAACGATCTGACCAGCTACGCACTTGCCATAGACCGCAGTGACGAGGCTGTGGCGGGGCTCTATAACCCTCTGCACCCGGCGGTTCTGAGGCTGATCCAGTTCACCGTCCAGGCGGGGCACCGGGCCGGGATCCCGGTCAGCATATGCGGCGAGATCGCGGGCGATCCGCGCTATGCGCCGCTGCTGGTGGGGCTCGGCGTCCGCGAGTTCTCCATGACCTCGCACAGCATCCCGCGGGTGAAACAGAGGATCCGCGCGATCGATACCGGCGCGGCAACGCGGCGGGCGCTGGCGATCATGGACCAGGGCGATGAGGGGCGGATCTCCGCGCTGCTGGACGATTTCAACGACAGTCTCTAG
- a CDS encoding HPr family phosphocarrier protein — protein MSEEAVATRCAARDLTIVNQRGLHARAAAKFVKLAEEYEAEISVTKGDTTVSGRSIMGLMMLAAAPGCTIRVEAEGADAEAALDAIAKLVDDKFDED, from the coding sequence GTGAGCGAGGAAGCCGTGGCGACCCGGTGTGCGGCGCGCGACCTGACGATCGTCAACCAGCGCGGGTTGCATGCGCGCGCGGCGGCGAAGTTCGTGAAGCTGGCCGAGGAATACGAGGCGGAGATTTCCGTCACCAAGGGCGATACAACCGTGTCCGGGCGCTCGATCATGGGGCTGATGATGCTGGCGGCGGCGCCGGGATGCACGATCCGCGTGGAGGCCGAGGGTGCGGACGCGGAAGCCGCGCTGGATGCCATCGCGAAACTGGTGGACGACAAGTTCGACGAAGATTGA